A section of the Myxocyprinus asiaticus isolate MX2 ecotype Aquarium Trade chromosome 22, UBuf_Myxa_2, whole genome shotgun sequence genome encodes:
- the LOC127413467 gene encoding TSC22 domain family protein 3-like isoform X2, which produces MSTEMFKTPMEVAVYQLHNFSISFFSSFLGGDVVSVKLDNSASGASVVAIDNKIEQAMDLVKNHLMYAVREEVEILKEQIKELAEKNNQLERENSLLKNLASPEQLEKFQSRLPSESSLPLEPLGSPEDVDRQYNSMGSAV; this is translated from the exons ATGAGCACGGAGATGTTTAAAACGCCAATGGAGGTCGCGGTGTATCAGCTGCACAATTTCTCCATCTCGTTCTTCTCATCCTTCCTCGGAGGGGATGTAGTATCAGTCAAACTAGACAACAG TGCCTCTGGCGCTAGCGTTGTGGCAATCGACAACAAGATCGAACAAGCAATG gATCTCGTAAAGAATCACTTAATGTATGCAGTCAGGGAGGAAGTAGAGATCTTGAAAGAGCAGATCAAGGAGCTGGCGGAAAAGAACAACCAGTTGGAGCGTGAGAACAGCCTGCTGAAGAATCTGGCAAGCCCTGAGCAGCTGGAGAAGTTTCAGTCACGGCTGCCCTCAGAGTCCAGCCTCCCCCTGGAACCCCTGGGATCCCCTGAGGATGTCGACCGCCAGTACAACAGCATGGGATCTGCTGTATAA